In Crassostrea angulata isolate pt1a10 chromosome 6, ASM2561291v2, whole genome shotgun sequence, a genomic segment contains:
- the LOC128189377 gene encoding uncharacterized protein LOC128189377, with amino-acid sequence MYSSVTVILMSLLIPELVRGWCQFIPQETLAIPGKKMSLDCLYKDSIRVPYRQSYRDEKTCQDCSCSDSGLQCCGFGNNAGVFHVEGCIEKKDGCYSTYVDANDPTKPCPSTQTTTQAPPVHNEQVPDNQVYRNPFASKGQDSRYNPFNSPNSLYNFNLNEKPSEDKAERQRQYEFLLSLLQYYMINGS; translated from the exons ATGTACAGCTCTGTAACTGTGATTTTGATGTCACTGCTAATTCCTGAGTTGGTTCGTGGATGGTGTCAATTTATTCCACAGGAAACTTTGGCCATTCCTGGAAAGAAAA TGTCATTAGACTGTCTTTACAAGGACTCCATCCGGGTTCCTTATCGGCAGAGCTACCGCGACGAAAAAACCTGTCAGGACTGTAGCTGCTCAGATAGTGGACTACAATGCTGTGG atTTGGAAACAACGCCGGGGTATTTCACGTTGAGGGATGCATCGAAAAGAAGGACGGTTGTTATTCCACGTATGTGGACGCTAACGATCCAACAAAGCCTTGCCCCTCCACCCAGACCACCACCCAGGCCCCACCTGTGCATAACGAACAGGTGCCCGATAATCAGGTTTACAGAAATCCGTTTGCTTCCAAGGGTCAGGATTCCAGGTACAACCCGTTTAATAGCCCAAACTCTCTgtataatttcaatttgaacGAGAAGCCATCAGAAGACAAAGCCGAGAGACAGCGGCAGTACGAGTTCCTCCTGTCCCTGCTTCAGTACTACATGATCAACGGCAGTTAA